One window from the genome of Salvia hispanica cultivar TCC Black 2014 unplaced genomic scaffold, UniMelb_Shisp_WGS_1.0 HiC_scaffold_68, whole genome shotgun sequence encodes:
- the LOC125199791 gene encoding probable disease resistance protein At1g58602 isoform X2 — protein MGNSIPLRQKEEENFTKRSINIVEAAVLGKIQDFESMHAIHTDYWTRSLLEKKIKILKEMLDFTRDLKMEERSRLKYLLADLVELAQEVIDVGYSFILSIRELNYLEDEIKVTKMRMTRFGADEKNTGDKEEEEEEEEEEEEEEEVMVGLEENVKKLVKRAILKNSYDSKIMCIKGMIGIGKTTLARQLFKAGASQFQRHAWVCISGDMSNKEILMKLIQQIVVCRRDLSLEEMDNRSLQRLLRRHLQGLSYFIVLDNMPEEINLKYILKGLPSRGLTETRCLLLLTSCYEIRPTDAYYTYEMKVLDYDKSWQLFLKTVDKITSVENRFSKNLEKKGKEMLKKCWGLPIAIIDVARQKAKQRLAGAKWEELFDSIDLSGSLKLLEPMYFKLDEEFKPHFLLLSLFKENAIMREEKLKQIWAANGLDFEKGIKDLAHRSIIEVFVKGFHMRKRKCHLNPLLHMLSIRKAEEEMGLEILSSNGNIRPSQNARHRVIHRGREKFNYFTNQDSEQLLSLIFHGGGGYLDNASSSYWESFERVKILDMEDFGVKTLSDSISTLIELIYLGLRNNYLQEIPHSLGGLKKLEALDIAHNFMVEVPDIIWEMNSLRHLHMSNVILQKPLKVDVLLNLETLAYISIYDLHMSNVIELLTLGIEEVDENSDLGTLFESLAKFPNFDELSVRGFRFRSMPCLDEIGVIGRLEVLKLDGRIGKLPSADNTPQNIRCITLVNTCLAEDPMPILEKLESLTYLKLQNAYTGREMRVTLSYGFFGLEVLCIKDLWNLRKIQVEEYAMWRVEEIEISNCPHLETLPEEIQKMSKLQKFKMVTTKHIATKIRNSGLTSEIFEVDIYP, from the exons ATGGGAAATTCAATTCCACTCCggcaaaaagaagaagagaatttcacaaaaag AAGCATAAACATTGTGGAGGCTGCGGTCTTAGGGAAGATACAAGATTTCGAGAGTATGCATGCTATACATACAGATTACTGGACGCGTTCGTTGTTggagaagaaaattaaaatactcaaaGAGATGTTGGATTTCACGAGAGACTTGAAAATGGAAGAGAGGAGCagactaaaatatttattggctGACTTGGTGGAGTTGGCTCAAGAGGTCATCGACGTGGGCTATAGTTTTATCCTTTCCATTAGAGAATTGAATTACCTCGAAGATGAGATCAAGGTGACAAAGATGCGGATGACAAGGTTTGGAGCTGATGAGAAAAATACAGGagacaaagaagaagaagaagaagaagaagaagaagaagaagaagaagaagaagttatggTGGGGTTGGAGGAAAACGTTAAGAAGTTGGTTAAGAGAgcgattttaaaaaattcttatgACTCAAAGATTATGTGTATAAAAGGCATGATTGGCATCGGCAAGACAACTCTCGCCAGACAACTGTTCAAGGCCGGTGCTAGCCAGTTCCAGCGTCATGCTTGGGTATGCATTTCTGGTGACATGAGTAACAAAGAGATACTTATGAAACTGATTCAGCAAATCGTGGTATGTAGAAGAGATCTGTCATTGGAAGAAATGGACAACCGAAGTCTCCAACGGTTGCTTCGCCGGCACCTGCAAGGATTGTCATATTTCATAGTTTTGGACAATATGCCGGAAGAAATTAACTTAAAGTACATCTTGAAAGGTCTTCCATCTCGAG GCCTAACTGAAACCAGGTGTCTGTTGCTGTTAACAAGTTGCTATGAGATTAGACCAACCGATGCCTATTATACTTATGAGATGAAAGTATTGGATTATGATAAGAGCTGGCAATTGTTTTTGAAAACAGTCGATAAAATTACAAGTGTTGAGAACAGATTCTCAAAGAACTTGGAGAAGAAGGGAAAAGAGATGTTGAAAAAATGTTGGGGTTTGCCGATAGCTATAATAGATGTTGCAAGGCAGAAAGCAAAACAAAGACTTGCAGGTGCTAAATGGGAAGAACtatttgattcaattgatttgagTGGATCATTGAAGTTATTGGAACCGATGTATTTCAAATTGGACGAAGAATTCAAGCCACATTTCTTGcttctttcccttttcaaGGAGAATGCAATaatgagagaggaaaagttGAAACAAATTTGGGCTGCAAATGGATTAGATTTTGAAAAAGGTATAAAGGATTTAGCTCATAGGTCGATTATTGAAGTCTTTGTGAAAGGCTTCCAcatgagaaagagaaagtgTCACCTCAATCCTCTACTACACATGCTATCAATCCGAAAAGCAGAGGAAGAAATGGGCTTGGAAATCTTAAGTAGCAATGGAAATATTAGACCTTCTCAGAATGCTCGTCATCGTGTTATCCATCGTGGACGAGAgaagtttaattatttcacgAATCAAGATAGTGAACAACTTCTTTCTCTCATCTTCCATGGAGGTGGTGGCTACTTAGACAATGCTAGCTCGTCTTATTGGGAGAGTTTTGAACGAGTCAAAATACTTGACATGGAAGATTTTGGGGTGAAGACTTTATCAGATTCAATCAGCACATTGATTGAGTTAATTTATTTgggattgagaaataattacTTACAAGAGATCCCACACTCGTTGGGGGGCTTGAAAAAGCTTGAGGCTCTTGACATAGCTCATAACTTTATGGTGGAGGTCCCGGACATTATATGGGAAATGAACAGCCTTCGTCATCTCCACATGTCTAATGTGATTCTCCAGAAGCCCTTGAAAGTTGATGTGCTGTTGAATCTGGAGACCCTAGCATACATCTCGATTTATGATCTCCACATGTCTAATGTGATTGAACTCCTAACGTTGGGCATTGAAGAAGTTGATGAAAACTCAGATTTAGGCACACTCTTTGAATCTCTAGCTAAGTTTCCAAACTTTGATGAACTTTCTGTAAGAGGGTTTCGTTTTAGAAGCATGCCGTGTTTGGATGAAATTGGTGTTATAGGAAGACTTGAGGTACTAAAACTAGATGGGCGCATAGGTAAGCTACCAAGTGCAGATAATACACCTCAGAATATTAGGTGCATAACATTGGTAAATACTTGTCTTGCCGAAGACCCCATGCCAATATTAGAGAAGCTCGAATCCCTAACCTACCTCAAACTGCAAAATGCATACACTGGTCGAGAAATGAGGGTGACCCTGAGCTACGGGTTTTTCGGGCTCGAAGTGCTTTGCATCAAAGATTTGTGGAATCTTAGAAAGATACAAGTTGAAGAGTATGCAATGTGGCGTGTTGAGGAAATAGAAATCAGTAACTGTCCACATCTGGAGACACTCCCGGAAGAGATTCAGAAGATGTCTAAACTGCAAAAGTTTAAAATGGTAACAACCAAACACATTGCAACAAAGATCAGAAATTCAGGTTTGACCTCCGAAATTTTTGAGGTGGATATCTATCCGTAG
- the LOC125199791 gene encoding probable disease resistance protein At1g58602 isoform X1: MGNSIPLRQKEEENFTKSYCRSINIVEAAVLGKIQDFESMHAIHTDYWTRSLLEKKIKILKEMLDFTRDLKMEERSRLKYLLADLVELAQEVIDVGYSFILSIRELNYLEDEIKVTKMRMTRFGADEKNTGDKEEEEEEEEEEEEEEEVMVGLEENVKKLVKRAILKNSYDSKIMCIKGMIGIGKTTLARQLFKAGASQFQRHAWVCISGDMSNKEILMKLIQQIVVCRRDLSLEEMDNRSLQRLLRRHLQGLSYFIVLDNMPEEINLKYILKGLPSRGLTETRCLLLLTSCYEIRPTDAYYTYEMKVLDYDKSWQLFLKTVDKITSVENRFSKNLEKKGKEMLKKCWGLPIAIIDVARQKAKQRLAGAKWEELFDSIDLSGSLKLLEPMYFKLDEEFKPHFLLLSLFKENAIMREEKLKQIWAANGLDFEKGIKDLAHRSIIEVFVKGFHMRKRKCHLNPLLHMLSIRKAEEEMGLEILSSNGNIRPSQNARHRVIHRGREKFNYFTNQDSEQLLSLIFHGGGGYLDNASSSYWESFERVKILDMEDFGVKTLSDSISTLIELIYLGLRNNYLQEIPHSLGGLKKLEALDIAHNFMVEVPDIIWEMNSLRHLHMSNVILQKPLKVDVLLNLETLAYISIYDLHMSNVIELLTLGIEEVDENSDLGTLFESLAKFPNFDELSVRGFRFRSMPCLDEIGVIGRLEVLKLDGRIGKLPSADNTPQNIRCITLVNTCLAEDPMPILEKLESLTYLKLQNAYTGREMRVTLSYGFFGLEVLCIKDLWNLRKIQVEEYAMWRVEEIEISNCPHLETLPEEIQKMSKLQKFKMVTTKHIATKIRNSGLTSEIFEVDIYP; the protein is encoded by the exons ATGGGAAATTCAATTCCACTCCggcaaaaagaagaagagaatttcacaaaaag TTATTGTAGAAGCATAAACATTGTGGAGGCTGCGGTCTTAGGGAAGATACAAGATTTCGAGAGTATGCATGCTATACATACAGATTACTGGACGCGTTCGTTGTTggagaagaaaattaaaatactcaaaGAGATGTTGGATTTCACGAGAGACTTGAAAATGGAAGAGAGGAGCagactaaaatatttattggctGACTTGGTGGAGTTGGCTCAAGAGGTCATCGACGTGGGCTATAGTTTTATCCTTTCCATTAGAGAATTGAATTACCTCGAAGATGAGATCAAGGTGACAAAGATGCGGATGACAAGGTTTGGAGCTGATGAGAAAAATACAGGagacaaagaagaagaagaagaagaagaagaagaagaagaagaagaagaagaagttatggTGGGGTTGGAGGAAAACGTTAAGAAGTTGGTTAAGAGAgcgattttaaaaaattcttatgACTCAAAGATTATGTGTATAAAAGGCATGATTGGCATCGGCAAGACAACTCTCGCCAGACAACTGTTCAAGGCCGGTGCTAGCCAGTTCCAGCGTCATGCTTGGGTATGCATTTCTGGTGACATGAGTAACAAAGAGATACTTATGAAACTGATTCAGCAAATCGTGGTATGTAGAAGAGATCTGTCATTGGAAGAAATGGACAACCGAAGTCTCCAACGGTTGCTTCGCCGGCACCTGCAAGGATTGTCATATTTCATAGTTTTGGACAATATGCCGGAAGAAATTAACTTAAAGTACATCTTGAAAGGTCTTCCATCTCGAG GCCTAACTGAAACCAGGTGTCTGTTGCTGTTAACAAGTTGCTATGAGATTAGACCAACCGATGCCTATTATACTTATGAGATGAAAGTATTGGATTATGATAAGAGCTGGCAATTGTTTTTGAAAACAGTCGATAAAATTACAAGTGTTGAGAACAGATTCTCAAAGAACTTGGAGAAGAAGGGAAAAGAGATGTTGAAAAAATGTTGGGGTTTGCCGATAGCTATAATAGATGTTGCAAGGCAGAAAGCAAAACAAAGACTTGCAGGTGCTAAATGGGAAGAACtatttgattcaattgatttgagTGGATCATTGAAGTTATTGGAACCGATGTATTTCAAATTGGACGAAGAATTCAAGCCACATTTCTTGcttctttcccttttcaaGGAGAATGCAATaatgagagaggaaaagttGAAACAAATTTGGGCTGCAAATGGATTAGATTTTGAAAAAGGTATAAAGGATTTAGCTCATAGGTCGATTATTGAAGTCTTTGTGAAAGGCTTCCAcatgagaaagagaaagtgTCACCTCAATCCTCTACTACACATGCTATCAATCCGAAAAGCAGAGGAAGAAATGGGCTTGGAAATCTTAAGTAGCAATGGAAATATTAGACCTTCTCAGAATGCTCGTCATCGTGTTATCCATCGTGGACGAGAgaagtttaattatttcacgAATCAAGATAGTGAACAACTTCTTTCTCTCATCTTCCATGGAGGTGGTGGCTACTTAGACAATGCTAGCTCGTCTTATTGGGAGAGTTTTGAACGAGTCAAAATACTTGACATGGAAGATTTTGGGGTGAAGACTTTATCAGATTCAATCAGCACATTGATTGAGTTAATTTATTTgggattgagaaataattacTTACAAGAGATCCCACACTCGTTGGGGGGCTTGAAAAAGCTTGAGGCTCTTGACATAGCTCATAACTTTATGGTGGAGGTCCCGGACATTATATGGGAAATGAACAGCCTTCGTCATCTCCACATGTCTAATGTGATTCTCCAGAAGCCCTTGAAAGTTGATGTGCTGTTGAATCTGGAGACCCTAGCATACATCTCGATTTATGATCTCCACATGTCTAATGTGATTGAACTCCTAACGTTGGGCATTGAAGAAGTTGATGAAAACTCAGATTTAGGCACACTCTTTGAATCTCTAGCTAAGTTTCCAAACTTTGATGAACTTTCTGTAAGAGGGTTTCGTTTTAGAAGCATGCCGTGTTTGGATGAAATTGGTGTTATAGGAAGACTTGAGGTACTAAAACTAGATGGGCGCATAGGTAAGCTACCAAGTGCAGATAATACACCTCAGAATATTAGGTGCATAACATTGGTAAATACTTGTCTTGCCGAAGACCCCATGCCAATATTAGAGAAGCTCGAATCCCTAACCTACCTCAAACTGCAAAATGCATACACTGGTCGAGAAATGAGGGTGACCCTGAGCTACGGGTTTTTCGGGCTCGAAGTGCTTTGCATCAAAGATTTGTGGAATCTTAGAAAGATACAAGTTGAAGAGTATGCAATGTGGCGTGTTGAGGAAATAGAAATCAGTAACTGTCCACATCTGGAGACACTCCCGGAAGAGATTCAGAAGATGTCTAAACTGCAAAAGTTTAAAATGGTAACAACCAAACACATTGCAACAAAGATCAGAAATTCAGGTTTGACCTCCGAAATTTTTGAGGTGGATATCTATCCGTAG